Below is a genomic region from Citrobacter telavivensis.
TGTTGTTGATGGCGTGGTAACTGATGAGATTCATTACCTGTCTGCTATTGAAGAAGGTAACTTCGTTATCGCTCAGGCGAACTCCAACCTGGATGACGATGGCCACTTCGTAGAAGATCTGGTTACCTGCCGTAGTAAAGGCGAATCCAGCTTGTTCAGCCGTGATCAGGTTGACTACATGGACGTTTCCACCCAGCAGGTGGTTTCTGTCGGTGCGTCCCTGATCCCGTTCCTGGAACACGATGACGCCAACCGTGCATTGATGGGTGCGAACATGCAACGTCAGGCGGTTCCGACTCTGCGCGCTGATAAGCCGCTGGTAGGTACCGGTATGGAACGTGCTGTTGCCGTTGACTCCGGTGTAACTGCGGTGGCTAAACGTGGCGGTACCGTTCAGTACGTGGATGCATCCCGTATCGTTATCAAAGTTAACGAAGACGAGATGTACCCGGGCGAAGCAGGTATCGACATCTACAACCTGACCAAATACACCCGTTCTAACCAGAACACCTGTATCAACCAGATGCCGTGTGTGTCTCTGGGTGAGCCGGTTGAACGTGGTGACGTGCTGGCTGATGGCCCGTCTACCGACCTCGGTGAACTGGCGCTCGGTCAGAACATGCGCGTCGCGTTCATGCCGTGGAATGGTTACAACTTCGAAGACTCCATCCTCGTCTCCGAGCGTGTTGTCCAGGAAGACCGTTTCACTACCATCCACATTCAGGAACTGGCGTGCGTGTCCCGTGACACCAAGCTGGGGCCGGAAGAGATCACCGCTGACATCCCGAACGTGGGTGAAGCTGCGCTCTCCAAGCTGGATGAATCCGGTATCGTTTATATCGGTGCGGAAGTGACCGGTGGCGACATTCTGGTTGGTAAGGTAACGCCGAAGGGTGAAACCCAACTGACGCCGGAAGAGAAACTGCTGCGTGCGATCTTCGGTGAGAAAGCGTCTGATGTTAAAGACTCTTCTCTGCGCGTACCAAACGGTGTTTCCGGTACGGTTATCGACGTTCAGGTCTTTACGCGCGATGGCGTAGAAAAAGACAAACGTGCGCTGGAAATCGAAGAGATGCAGCTGAAGCAGGCGAAGAAAGACCTGTCTGAAGAACTGCAGATCCTCGAAGCGGGCCTGTTTAGCCGTATCCACGCTGTGCTGGTTTCCGGTGGCGTTGAAGCTGAGAAGCTCGACAAACTGCCGCGTGACCGCTGGCTGGAACTCGGCCTGACCGACGAAGAGAAACAAAATCAGCTGGAACAACTGGCTGAGCAGTATGACGAACTGAAACACGAGTTCGAGAAAAAACTCGAAGCGAAACGCCGCAAAATCACTCAGGGCGACGATCTGGCACCGGGCGTGCTGAAGATTGTTAAGGTATATCTGGCGGTTAAACGCCGTATCCAACCTGGTGACAAGATGGCAGGTCGTCACGGTAACAAGGGTGTTATCTCTAAGATCAACCCGATCGAAGATATGCCTTACGATGAAAACGGCACGCCGGTAGACATCGTACTGAACCCGCTGGGCGTACCGTCTCGTATGAACATCGGTCAGATTCTGGAAACCCACCTGGGTATGGCTGCGAAAGGTATCGGCGATAAGATCAATGCCATGCTGAAACAGCAGCAGGAAGTCGCGAAACTGCGTGATTTCATCCAGCGTGCGTACGATCTGGGCGCTGACGTTCGTCAGAAAGTTGACCTGAATACCTTCAGCGATGAAGAAGTTCTGCGTCTGGCTGAAAACCTGCGCAAAGGTATGCCAATCGCAACGCCGGTGTTTGACGGTGCGAAAGAAGCGGAAATTAAAGAGTTGCTGAAACTGGGTGACCTGCCGACTTCCGGCCAGATTACTCTGTTCGATGGCCGTACGGGTGAGCAGTTCGAGCGTCCGGTAACCGTAGGTTACATGTACATGCTGAAACTGAACCACCTGGTCGACGACAAGATGCACGCGCGTTCTACCGGTTCTTATAGCCTGGTTACTCAGCAGCCGCTGGGTGGTAAGGCGCAGTTCGGTGGTCAGCGCTTCGGGGAGATGGAAGTGTGGGCGCTGGAAGCTTATGGCGCAGCATACACCCTGCAGGAAATGCTCACCGTTAAGTCTGATGACGTGAACGGCCGTACGAAGATGTATAAAAACATCGTCGATGGCAACCATCAGATGGAACCGGGCATGCCGGAATCCTTCAACGTACTGTTGAAAGAGATTCGTTCGCTGGGTATCAACATCGAGCTGGAAGACGAGTAACTCTCGCTCAAACAGGTCACTGGTGCTGGCGTAACCGCCAGCACCAGATTGTGCTAACTCCGACGGGAGCAAATCCGTGAAAGACTTATTAAAGTTTCTGAAAGCGCAAACTAAAACCGAAGAGTTTGATGCGATCAAAATTGCTCTGGCCTCGCCAGACATGATCCGTTCATGGTCTTTCGGTGAAGTTAAGAAGCCGGAAACCATCAACTACCGTACGTTCAAGCCTGAGCGTGACGGCCTTTTCTGCGCCCGTATCTTTGGGCCGGTAAAAGACTACGAGTGCCTGTGCGGTAAGTACAAGCGCCTGAAACACCGTGGTGTTATCTGTGAGAAGTGCGGCGTTGAAGTGACCCAGACTAAAGTACGCCGTGAGCGTATGGGCCACATCGAGCTGGCGTCTCCGACCGCTCACATCTGGTTCCTGAAATCGCTGCCGTCCCGTATCGGCCTGCTGCTCGATATGCCGCTGCGCGATATCGAACGCGTACTGTACTTCGAATCCTATGTGGTTATCGAAGGCGGCATGACGAATCTGGAACGCCAGCAGATCCTGACTGAAGAACAGTATCTGGATGCGCTGGAAGAGTTCGGTGACGAATTCGACGCGAAGATGGGTGCGGAAGCTATTCAGGCCCTGCTGAAGAGCATGGATCTGGAGCAAGAGTGTGAAACTCTGCGTGAAGAGCTGAACGAAACCAACTCCGAAACCAAGCGTAAGAAGCTGACCAAGCGTATCAAACTGCTGGAAGCGTTCGTACAGTCTGGCAACAAGCCAGAGTGGATGATCCTGACCGTTCTGCCGGTTCTGCCGCCAGATCTGCGTCCGCTGGTTCCGCTGGATGGTGGTCGTTTCGCAACGTCCGATCTGAACGATCTGTATCGTCGCGTGATCAACCGTAACAACCGTCTGAAACGTCTGCTGGATCTGGCTGCGCCTGACATCATCGTACGTAACGAAAAACGTATGCTGCAGGAAGCAGTTGACGCCCTGCTGGATAACGGTCGTCGTGGTCGTGCGATCACCGGTTCTAACAAACGTCCTCTGAAATCTTTGGCCGATATGATCAAAGGTAAACAGGGTCGTTTCCGTCAGAACCTGCTCGGTAAGCGTGTTGACTACTCTGGTCGTTCTGTTATCACCGTAGGTCCATACCTGCGTCTGCATCAGTGCGGTCTGCCGAAGAAAATGGCACTGGAGCTGTTCAAACCGTTCATCTACGGCAAGCTGGAACTGCGTGGCCTCGCCACCACCATCAAAGCCGCGAAGAAAATGGTTGAGCGCGAAGAAGCTGTCGTTTGGGATATCCTGGACGAAGTGATCCGCGAACACCCGGTACTGCTGAACCGTGCACCAACACTGCACCGTCTGGGTATCCAGGCATTTGAACCGGTACTGATCGAAGGTAAAGCCATTCAGCTGCACCCGCTGGTTTGTGCGGCATATAACGCCGACTTCGATGGTGACCAGATGGCTGTTCACGTACCGCTGACGCTGGAAGCCCAGTTGGAAGCGCGTGCGCTGATGATGTCTACCAACAACATCCTGTCTCCTGCGAACGGTGAGCCAATCATTGTTCCTTCTCAGGACGTTGTATTGGGTCTGTACTACATGACCCGTGACTGTGTTAACGCCAAAGGCGAAGGCATGGTGCTGACTGGCCCGAAAGAAGCTGAGCGTATTTATCGCGCTGGCCTGGCCTCTCTGCATGCGCGCGTTAAAGTGCGTATCACTGAATACGAAAAAGATGCTAACGGCGAGTTCGTTGCGCACACCAGCCTGAAAGACACGACCGTTGGCCGTGCCATTCTGTGGATGATCGTACCGAAAGGTCTGCCTTTCTCCATCGTCAACCAGGCGCTGGGCAAGAAGGCTATCTCCAAGATGC
It encodes:
- the rpoB gene encoding DNA-directed RNA polymerase subunit beta, which encodes MVYSYTEKKRIRKDFGKRPQVLDIPYLLSIQLDSFQKFIEQDPEGQYGLEAAFRSVFPIQSYSGNSELQYVSYRLGEPVFDVQECQIRGVTYSAPLRVKLRLVIYEREAPEGTVKDIKEQEVYMGEIPLMTDNGTFVINGTERVIVSQLHRSPGVFFDSDKGKTHSSGKVLYNARIIPYRGSWLDFEFDPKDNLFVRIDRRRKLPATIILRALNYTTEQILDLFFEKVIFEIRDNKLQMELVPERLRGETASFDIEANGKIYVEKGRRITARHIRQLEKDDIKHIEVPVEYIAGKVSAKDYVDASTGELICPANMELSLDLLAKLSQSGHKRIETLFTNDLDHGPYISETVRVDPTNDRLSALVEIYRMMRPGEPPTREAAESLFENLFFSEDRYDLSAVGRMKFNRSLLRDEIEGSGILSKDDIIEVMKKLIDIRNGKGEVDDIDHLGNRRIRSVGEMAENQFRVGLVRVERAVKERLSLGDLDTLMPQDMINAKPISAAVKEFFGSSQLSQFMDQNNPLSEITHKRRISALGPGGLTRERAGFEVRDVHPTHYGRVCPIETPEGPNIGLINSLSVYAQTNEYGFLETPYRRVVDGVVTDEIHYLSAIEEGNFVIAQANSNLDDDGHFVEDLVTCRSKGESSLFSRDQVDYMDVSTQQVVSVGASLIPFLEHDDANRALMGANMQRQAVPTLRADKPLVGTGMERAVAVDSGVTAVAKRGGTVQYVDASRIVIKVNEDEMYPGEAGIDIYNLTKYTRSNQNTCINQMPCVSLGEPVERGDVLADGPSTDLGELALGQNMRVAFMPWNGYNFEDSILVSERVVQEDRFTTIHIQELACVSRDTKLGPEEITADIPNVGEAALSKLDESGIVYIGAEVTGGDILVGKVTPKGETQLTPEEKLLRAIFGEKASDVKDSSLRVPNGVSGTVIDVQVFTRDGVEKDKRALEIEEMQLKQAKKDLSEELQILEAGLFSRIHAVLVSGGVEAEKLDKLPRDRWLELGLTDEEKQNQLEQLAEQYDELKHEFEKKLEAKRRKITQGDDLAPGVLKIVKVYLAVKRRIQPGDKMAGRHGNKGVISKINPIEDMPYDENGTPVDIVLNPLGVPSRMNIGQILETHLGMAAKGIGDKINAMLKQQQEVAKLRDFIQRAYDLGADVRQKVDLNTFSDEEVLRLAENLRKGMPIATPVFDGAKEAEIKELLKLGDLPTSGQITLFDGRTGEQFERPVTVGYMYMLKLNHLVDDKMHARSTGSYSLVTQQPLGGKAQFGGQRFGEMEVWALEAYGAAYTLQEMLTVKSDDVNGRTKMYKNIVDGNHQMEPGMPESFNVLLKEIRSLGINIELEDE